The proteins below are encoded in one region of Carettochelys insculpta isolate YL-2023 chromosome 32, ASM3395843v1, whole genome shotgun sequence:
- the LOC142004924 gene encoding olfactory receptor 6F1-like yields the protein MEKGKGRNATLIVDFILLGFGSGPELQPLLFLLFLVIYVVSVAGNSLLVALVVVDHHLHTPMYFFLGNMSFLEICYISTILPRLLASLLTGERAISVKGCLVQIYFFGVLAAVESLLLAAMSYDRYLAICHPLRYAALMNGRVCCQLVAGSWISSFLGCTIINSFLWQLTFCDSKEIDHIFCDFTPLIKLSCDDTQTVQLLTFTIASIGALVPCLLTLTSYICIITTILRIPSTTGRQRAFSTCSSHLIVVSVFYGTVIAVYVFPTGNTPKILHKLFSLVYAVLTPMINPVIYSLRNKEVNESLRKTFLKWFLSETRIKA from the coding sequence atggagaaaggaaaaggaagaaatgcAACACTCATCGTGGACTTCATCCTCTTAGGATTCGGGAGTGGCCCGGAACTGCAGCCTCTTCTCTTCCTACTGTTTCTAGTGATCTACGTTGTGTCTGTGGCTGGGAACAGCCTCCTTGTTGCTCTAGTTGTGGTTGACCATCACCTTCATACCCCCATGTACTTCTTTCTGGGGAACATGTCATTCCTGGAGATCTGTTACATCTCCACCattctgcccaggctgctggccagtctcctgaccgGGGAAAGGGCCATTTCTGTTAAGGGCTGCCTTGTGCAGATATATTTTTTTGGTGTCTTGGCAGCTGTGGAATCTCTGCTGCTTGCGGCAATGTCCTACGATcggtatttagcgatatgccaCCCCCTTCGTTATGCTGCTCTGATGAATGGCCGGGTTTGTTGCCAGCTAGTGGCAGGTTCCTGGATAAGTAGCTTTCTGGGTTGCACAATAATAAATAGTTTCTTGTGGCAATTGACGTTCTGTGAttccaaagaaattgaccatATCTTTTGTGATTTTACACCCCTGATAAAACTCTCCTGTGATGACACCCAGACTGTCCAATTGTTGACGTTTACTATTGCTTCCATAGGGGCACTTGTCCCTTGTCTGCTCACCCTGACATCCTACATTTGTATCATCACCACCATCCTAAGAATCCCATCTACCACTGGGAGGcaaagggccttttccacctgctcctcccacctcattgtCGTTTCAGTTTTCTATGGGACCGTGATCGCTGTCTATGTGTTCCCAACAGGCAACACTCCCAAAATCTTACACAAACTATTCTCCCTCGTCTACGCAGTCCTGACTCCCATGATCAATCCAGTCATCTACAGCCTGAGAAATAAGGAGGTCAATGAGTCCCTGAGAAAAACCTTTTTAAAGTGGTTTCTTTCAGAAACCAGAATAAAAGCTTAA